Genomic segment of Rana temporaria chromosome 12, aRanTem1.1, whole genome shotgun sequence:
GCGGGTCCCATCAgctccacgggggggggggggcaggtcccATCAGCTCCACAGGGAGTACAGGAAAATAGACAAGCACTGTCGAAAAATTTGTTTGTTATTATTCTTATTTGGAAATAAGaaaggaaaatccaaaaatttgggtcttggaatttcctttcaaatttggctgttagtgaacgcaacgaatacgaatttatccgaagttacgaattatcagaAATAATGAATGGCGCATCTAAACAAGTGGAATGAAATAataatacgtttttattattattgttattattaatttgttacgttccatccgTTTAGATGCGCCATTCGTTAATACGGATAATTCGtcacttcggataaattcgtattcgttcactaacagccacatttgaaaggaaattccaatacttatAATTTATTAGTTTATTCTTTTgaattttgggattttctttcttattttcgaatttacaaattgtgATCGTAACGAATGACTCGAAGAAAACAAATCGAATGAAACCAAAATTAACGAATTTTCCGGCGGCAGTGGACACGCCTAGTGGTGTTTGTGGACACGATCTGAACAGGTCCAGCTGTCATAACACTGACATCTGCCCCAATCAGCGAGGAATGCCCCGTCCTCGGATCCCCTGCTGAGTGTTGGGAAGAACCCCAATGCTGGAGGGGAATTTACATATTCCACTACTGCAATGATTTTATCCCCCGCTATCACCACCACCCACCATGCTGCTCAACACAATGCCATTCAACTGCAATCAGGATTTATAAGTGTTTAAAATGGGTGGTTAGGAGGTGATACAagttctagggttgccacctgtccgggattcacccggacagttcgggtttggattCCGGGTTTcaaactgcctgaaacccggacacatgattcagactggactatggcttcccagcagggttgctggctcacgttgtctaagctgagagtgtttGTTGcactctctttcacactgcccaaagccaacactaacccccccccctccctcccacacacagacaggagaggagagaggcctCGATCTACTCCTCTTCCTCCCACCCCTACAgctctgtgcctcagaaaaggaaagttgggggccggaaatttgaagtccagcagcctcagatgcatccggatgagaggtgctgactgccaaggggtgagtgagctcaccatccatccctgtctgtgacctgaagtctcccccttctctctcctgcctctgagtgagtacaataaggtaaatcagggttcagagcaccccttacatcagtgttcccccttacatcagagtcctctccgtacatcagagtcctctccgtacatcagagtcctctccgtacatcagagtcctctccgtacatcagagtcctctccgtacatcagagtcctctccgtacatcagagtcctcagtgttcccccttacatcagagtcctctccgtacatcagagttctcagtgttcccccttaattcagggttcccagagcatcccgtatgtcagagtccccagagttctcccttacatcagagtcgcccccctctgtggattcagatgtaaaaggggaactctgcggattcggatgtaaaaggggaactctgcggattcggatgtaaaaggggaactctgcggattcggatgtaaaaggggaactctgcggattcggatgtaaaaggggaactctgcggattcggatgtaaaaggggaactctgcggattcggatgtaaaaggggaactctgcggattcggatgtaaaaggggaactctgcggattcggatgtaaaaggggaactctgcggattcggatgtaaaaggggaactctgcggattcggatgtaaaaggggaactctgcggattcggatgtaaaaggggaactcttctgaattttcggtctttttttgtttatatatagcgcaaaaaaaaaaaaaaacgcagagatgatcaaataccaccaaaagaacgctctatttgtgggaacaaaatgataaaaatataatttgagtacagtgtagcatgaccgcgcaattgtcattaaaaatgcgtcagcgctgaaagctgaaaattggtctgggcaggaagggggtttaggcAGGGCTGATcccccctataggctcactatgcaagccgcttagggccccgcaaagctgcggagggcccccaaattactagaggccctgcctggtggtgagaagtaattttcggcccctcaccccgcttctcaactcgctggctgcatgggagaagaggcaagacgtcagcaccccccgcttatcactttaatgtaagatgtaatttccgacagcagaaaaacccctcccccctccgcttctcaactttaatgtgacatgtcattttgcttagggccccagggaggtcaggatcggcactgggtttaagtgcccagtaatgaagtggttaatgtgtgttttatgtatgtatacagaaaataaaaataaataaaaataaaagctccTGACACCTACCTGTTCTTCTTCTTCCCATCCAGCACCTACCTTGAACTTGAGTCGGTACCACCATGGCCTGCTGGATTTGCCGcgcctcccttcttctcctcgcCCTCTCAGTCGGCGCTCAGTATGAACATTACAGCTTTAGAAGTTACCCCCGAGATGAACTGATGCCCCTCGAGTCGGCCTATAAATACGGGCTGGACCAGTACTCGGGCGAGAAGTGGCCAGAGAGCGTCCATTACCTTGAGATAAGCTTGAGGCTATACCGCCTCCTGAGGGATAGCGAGGCGTTCTGTAATCTAAACTGCAGTACGGCCCGGATAGACGACAACCCTCCGCCGAAGGGCCTGGAAAATGGGACTCAGTCCCAAGGTCGGTTCAACGACTTCCCCGAACTCAGGGTGTTTGGAGACGTTCTGATGAGATCTCGATGCCTGAAACGTTGTAAGCAGGGTCTCCCCGCCTTCCGCCAGTCTCAGCCCAGCAGAGAGACCATGCTGGAGTTCCAGGTCCGCGAGCCCTACAAATATCTCCAATACGCCTACTTCAAGACCGATAACTTGCCCAAAGCGGTGGCGGCTGCCCACACTTACCTCTTGTTGCACCCCGACGATGAGATGATGAAGAGGAACATGGCCTATTATAAGAGCATGCCGGACTCGGAGAACCACATCAAAGATCTGGAGACCAAGAACTACGAGAACTTTTTCATCCGAGCTGTTAGGGCCTACAACGGAGAGAACTGGAGAACCTCCATCTCCGACATGGAGCTGGCCTTACCCGACTTCTACAAGGCCTTCCAGGAATGCACGGCCTTCTGCGAAGGTTCTAGAGAGATCAAAGACTTCAAGGACTTCTATCCATCGGTGGCCGACCACTACATTGAGGTCCTGAGATGCAAAATGAAATGTGAGCGTGACCTCACCCCCGTCATCGGAGGGTACGTGGTCGAGAAATTTGTGGCCACCATGTACCACTATCTTCAGTTTGCCTACTACAAACTCGACGACGTTCGGAATTCCGCCCCTTGCGCGGCGAGCTATCTACTCTTTGACCCGGATGATGACGTCATGAAGCAGAACATGGTCTACTACCAATACCACAAGGAGAAGTGGGGCCTTACAGAGTCGAACTTCAAGCCTCGCCCTGAGGCCACCCTGTTCTATAACGTCACGACCAAACAGAGAGAGCTGTACCAGTTCGCCATGCAGAACCTGGTAGATGACGATGAGGGAGATGTGGTGGAATACCTTGATGAACTTTTGAATGCGAgtgatttctaaaaaaaaagaattacagtggaacctcggattacgagcataatctgttccaggacaatgctcgtaatccaaagcgctcgcatatcaaagcgagttttcccttttgaagtcaatggaaatgaaaataatttgttccgcattgacttcaatggcatgcaatactgcatgcggccaaaggtggggggggcgccggagagcctcggaaagggcCGAGGACACCTTGGTTGACTTCGGAaagacttaggcccggattcacagagatcggcgtatctctgtgcgggcgtaacgtatctcatttacgttacgccgccgcaagtttttcaggcaagtgct
This window contains:
- the LOC120918969 gene encoding cartilage-associated protein; translation: MACWICRASLLLLALSVGAQYEHYSFRSYPRDELMPLESAYKYGLDQYSGEKWPESVHYLEISLRLYRLLRDSEAFCNLNCSTARIDDNPPPKGLENGTQSQGRFNDFPELRVFGDVLMRSRCLKRCKQGLPAFRQSQPSRETMLEFQVREPYKYLQYAYFKTDNLPKAVAAAHTYLLLHPDDEMMKRNMAYYKSMPDSENHIKDLETKNYENFFIRAVRAYNGENWRTSISDMELALPDFYKAFQECTAFCEGSREIKDFKDFYPSVADHYIEVLRCKMKCERDLTPVIGGYVVEKFVATMYHYLQFAYYKLDDVRNSAPCAASYLLFDPDDDVMKQNMVYYQYHKEKWGLTESNFKPRPEATLFYNVTTKQRELYQFAMQNLVDDDEGDVVEYLDELLNASDF